AACTCCGGTCCACTCCCAGGCTTCCCCTCAGCAGGTTCCTCCCAATTCTCTCCACCATTCTCCGGTCAGGGGGGCGGAGTCGTACCTCCTCTCCTGTTCCTTTAAGAGGCGTCGGCTCCTCCCCTTTCGGAGTCGCCGTCTGACGCGGGATGACAGCAGCGAGTTCGGTATGTCTATGCAAATAAGCGCTCCCTGTGGGCCAATGGGGAGCGGAGGTGCCGGAACCACGGACCAATGCGGCGGGGGCGCAGGGGCTCACCATATAAGGAGCGGCCTCGCCATAAAAGGAAACATTGTATCTCTTTATATGGGGGGAAGGGTCGGGGGATCCCTCCGCCGCCAGCGCGTGGTCCCAGCCCCCTCCACCCGCCGTCTCGGCCGCGGccagcagcccctgccccccGGGGGACGCTGACGGCCGCCGGGCGCGCCGCCCTAGCATACGGACAGGGGGCGCTCCGAGCGGCCTGGGGCAACCCGGGCCACAGGGGCAGGAAAGTGAGGGCCCAGGTCGGCCCGGGCGTGCAGGGGCCCCGGGTtcgcagcggcggcggcggcggcagcgatAGAGGCTCTAGTAGCAGCGGGAGTGCCGGGTTGAGCCGGGAAGCCGatggcggtggcggcggcggctccgATTCCTCGCTGACTGCCCGTCCGCCCTCCTGCATTGAGCGCCATGTTACCGAGCCAAGCTGGGGCCGCGGCGGCGCTGGGCCGGGGCTCGGCCCTGGGGGGCAGCCTGAACCGGACCCCGACGGGGCGGCCGggaggtggcggcggcggcggcgggactCGCGGGGCTAACGGGGGCCGGGTTCCCGGGAACGGCGCGGGGCTCGGGCCGGGCCGCCTCGAGAGGGAGGCTGCAGCAGCAGCGACAACCACCCCGGCGCCCACCGCGGGGGCCCTCTACAGCGGCAGCGAGGGCGACTCGGAGTCgggtgaggaggaggagctgggcgCGGAGCGGCGCGGCCTGAAGCGGAGCCTGAGCGAGATGGAGCTCGGCGTGGTGGTCGGTGggcccgaggcggcggcggcggccaccGGGGGCTATGGGCCGGTGAGCGGCGCGGTGAGCGGGGCCAAGCCGGGTAAGAAGACTCGGGGCCGCGTGAAGATCAAGATGGAGTTCATCGACAACAAACTGCGGCGCTACACGACCTTCAGCAAGAGGAAGACGGGCATCATGAAGAAGGTACCGGGCCGTGAGGCTGGCCGGCCACCGGGGACACGGAGGGTGGGGACGCGCAGGGGGAGCCCGGGAGGAAGGCAGAGCCGAGGCGGAGGTGAGAGGCGGCGAGTCTGCAGGAGCTGTGTGGGAGGGTATAGCTGTTACCCCAGGAGGGCGAGAGGGGAGGGGCGCTAAGGaaatgtggggagaggggagatgcCGCGAACGtccagagaagaggggaaaggcGCCGAGGTGGGAGTGACGGGCGCGAGAGAGGAACAGGGCCCTTGCGGAGTGAAGGGGTGAAGAGTGGTTGTGGGaagcttggaggctgcttggaagGTGGTTAATGAGACGCGGGGGTCACTAGATCCAATGCCTTCTGGTGTTCGGGGGAGGGTGCTGGAAAAGCAGGGGGCCAAGGGAAGGTATGGAGGTGAAGAGGCTGAAGCTCTGTAACAACAATGAGCCAGCATGTGTGGGAAGAAGGTGGGCACCACAAGAGTAGTGCTGGCTGGAAGGACTGACAGGTATGATGACCGAATGGGGCTTAAGAGCCCCAGGTAAGGGAGCAAGGCAGGAGAACTGATGCTGCCCTGAGCAGCAGGGACTGAGTCGAGCGATGGCCATGTGTCTTCCTTTGCATCCACTGGAAACCCGCACACTCCCTGCAGGACAGACTTCAGAACCATCTGCCTTTGGGACAAGTGGTGTTTCCAGCCCTAGGGAGAATCTGTGCATGGAGTttggggggaaggcagggaggttTGCAGAGGTACCTAGAAATTCTTCCTCTTCCAGCCAGCAATCCAGTCAATAGGGATGAGGAAAGGAGCCGTCTTGAGGTGTAGAAGATATGGGAAGGGGTGGAAGCAGGTGAACTGGGAAACAAGCTAGAACCCTGGGGACATTGGATAGTGTTTATTTCTGTCCCCTATAGAAACTAGAGCTGCTTCCAAGGTGGGTTGTGGAACTTTTGGGAGAGTAAGGATACCATCCATGGGGCCACCCTTGGTTTCCTTCCTGGGCTCATGGAAGGGTGGTAGCTGCTAATCTAGCCCCCGTCTCCTCTCCCATCATTCCAGATGCTACTGCatcaagacaaagaaagaaaaaagggggtaGCACAGTATTATAGGGCAGAAGGACAAATGGCAGCAGGTTAGGGCTTGTGTGGTTTCTGGGAAGAAACATGGGACAGCTTAGAACTTACGTGGCGTGGCCCCTTATCCCTAATGCGACTTACAGTGTGATAGCAACTTCAGTTTGGTTCCTGTGACAGTGAAGAGTGGGTGAGAGCCCTCTCTCCATGAGGCTCTTGGCACTAAGCTGTAGTCAGGAGCAGCTACCTGCCCCCTGCCACCCCAAGTCCCCTGAGGTTATATATTCTGTCACTAGGGGGCTGTGACTGTGCCTGAGGTATCTGCAGGTCAGTGGCTGCTCCTCAGAGGAGGAGCATGGTAGTTCTTCTGCTCTCCAGCTCACTTCCAGATATCTTGATAGACCCTTTCCCTGCCCCAGTCACTGGAGAGGAAGGTCCCTGGGGGACAGGGGGGGCGGACAGGGGGTTGAGATcactgtgtatttcttttcttccctactTCCCAAGGAAGGTAGAGAGAAATAGTTTGGCTGACCTACCCATctcctcccccctacccccaggCCTATGAGCTGTCCACGCTGACAGGGACACAGGTGCTGTTGCTGGTGGCCAGTGAAACAGGCCATGTGTATACCTTTGCCACCCGCAAACTGCAGCCAATGATCACCAGTGAGACTGGCAAGGCACTGATTCAGACCTGCCTCAACTCGCCAGACTCTCCACCCCGTTCAGACCCCACCACAGACCAGAGAATGAGTGCCACGGGCTTTGAAGAGACAGACCTCACCTACCAGGTGTCGGAGTCCGACAGCAGTGGGGAGACCAAGGTGTGTTTGGGTCGTCTAtctgaggggaaggaaggggagggacttcaccggcagagaggggaggggggtcccCGTCTCTCCCTCACTCAGGATAGGTGCCCACCGAGGTGGGATGGAGCCGGGTTAGTGCCCCTCATCCTAGGGGACAGGTGTCCATCCTCGCCATCCTGACAGGAGGCCGGCCCCCTAGATAAGCGGGCGGCCTCCGTGCCCTTATAAGGCCGGCTCCGGCTCCAGGCCGGCCTCCCGCCTGCAGCCCGCCCGCCTGGCAGGGCCCTTGCATTCCTCCCGCCAGCTGTCtccctgctgggggcgggggcgtaGCTTAGCCCTGCCCTCGCAGCGGGCTGAGTTGCCAGGGAGTAGGAAGGAAGCACTCGTGGGCTCCAGGGTCCTGGGAACCCAGCACTGTCGACAGGCGGGCTCGTTGACTGGGCTGGAGACTACCTTACTAGCCAGCCGCCTACCTCTTCAGGATGTCCGGGCCTGGGCACGTTTAGGGAGTGTATTCGCTGCTGCTAGGGATGCTGGCCCTAGTTAcgcctcccccttcctcttcccgGTAAGGAGAGGGGGCGGGGCTTCCTCCATTGCTCCTCTGGGGAGCCCCACCTTCCGGGTGGCCCTTCACTAACTGGCCAATCGGAGGAAGCGGCACTGTTTGCCTTAGCAACGCCTTCGCCAATCAGAGGCTTCGAGCTCAGCTGCCTAGCAAACATCCCGCACTGACCCACCCCCAGTATTTGAACCCCCTCAGTTCTCTGGGCTTGGTTCTCAGTTTgtggcttcctccttccccttctaaGAACAAAGGCTCGCTGAGGGGAGGGTCAGTGCTCCGGGATACCCCCTCTTACTGGCATATCATCTGTAATTGCAAACTCTTGAAGCAGTAGGGCTCCTTTATTCCCAGGGAACTTTGTTGAAGGAATAAATTCCTTTGGTAGTTTAATAGGAGCGCCTATTTAATacgggctcagtcggttgagcatctgactcttaatttcagcccaggtcacgatctcctggttagTGAGATAAAGCTCTGCCTCAGGCTTGGGGCtgacaacctgcttgggattctctctctctgcccttcccccatgtgcacacgtgctctctcaaaataaataaacaaacataaaaataataataaattatgtatttaaaaaattccattgatAGTTTAAATCGTTAAGTATTTGGCATGAGTGCTTAATTGCCAAACACCCAAGATCTCTCTGAAACCCTAAATTCCCTGAAAAACTCTTGTCCCTATCTCAGAAGCCTGGCAAATCAGAGctggaaagattttttaaaggacatagTAGCCCAGCCCCCTCATGTTTACAGAAGAGGAGAACTGAGGCTCGGAAAGAGGAAGTGATTTCCCCAGGGTCACATAGATGATTACTGCCAGAGCCGGGAATAGACCCCTGTGTCCTGGTCCCCCAGCCGATGTGATTTACCACAGTTCACTGGGGCAGAGAATTCAGGGAATTGGGATGGTATCCTCAGCAGAGCAGCAAATACTTACTGCTCTTTTTAGGTGTCAGGAACTTTATGTGTGTTAACCTATTAATCTTCACAACACCTATGGGGGTAGGTCTTCTCCTTTTACAGACgggaaactgaagttcagcagctcagtaacttgcccaggggTCAGACGGcaggtaaatggcagagctggggtttgaacccaagcTCACTGGTTCCAGTCTGGGTTGTGTCACGCCACACAAAGCTTCTGCAGGGGCAGGGTCCGGTAGAGGCTCACTGCTGCATCTTTCCTCTGGGTGTAGGACACACCGAAACCCGCGTTCACAGTCACCAACCTGCCGGGTACCACCTCCACCATCCAAACAGCACCCAGCACCTCTACCACCATGCAAGTCAGCAGCggcccctccttccccatcacGAACTACCTGGCACCAGTGTCTGCTAGCGTCAGCCCCAGCGCTGTCAGCAGTGCCAACGGGACTGTGCTGAAGAGTACAGGCAGTGGCCCTGTCTCCTCCGGAGGCCTCATGCAGCTGCCTACCAGCTTCACCCTCATGCCCGGTGAGTCAAGTCACAAGGGGCAAACTGAGCGTGCCAAGAGTGGGTTTAGGGCTGGCACAAGGAGAACCTCTTTCCCTGCTAgaaggagggtgggcaggggccagagcCTGAGAGAAGCCTCTTATATCCCACTGGTAGGCACACCCTTTCCCACTGGGACCGCTATTATCCTTGTCAATAAGTTTCAACCATACTCTCTGGCCTTGTCTAGCTAGCCCCGCCCTGTGCCCCCCACTGCCACAGGGACCATAGACATTCCACCACTTCCCTACCTTGAGTGGAGGATAGGTCATGTCCTTGATGGTTCAGTGCTAGCTCCTATGTCAACCAAGGAGGCAGAGGCaaggcctggggtgggaggaggagggaagtgcACGAGCAGAGGGCAGAAACCCATGGAG
The nucleotide sequence above comes from Panthera tigris isolate Pti1 chromosome B2, P.tigris_Pti1_mat1.1, whole genome shotgun sequence. Encoded proteins:
- the SRF gene encoding serum response factor; protein product: MLPSQAGAAAALGRGSALGGSLNRTPTGRPGGGGGGGGTRGANGGRVPGNGAGLGPGRLEREAAAAATTTPAPTAGALYSGSEGDSESGEEEELGAERRGLKRSLSEMELGVVVGGPEAAAAATGGYGPVSGAVSGAKPGKKTRGRVKIKMEFIDNKLRRYTTFSKRKTGIMKKAYELSTLTGTQVLLLVASETGHVYTFATRKLQPMITSETGKALIQTCLNSPDSPPRSDPTTDQRMSATGFEETDLTYQVSESDSSGETKDTPKPAFTVTNLPGTTSTIQTAPSTSTTMQVSSGPSFPITNYLAPVSASVSPSAVSSANGTVLKSTGSGPVSSGGLMQLPTSFTLMPGGAVAQQVPVQAIQVHQAPQQASPSRDSSTDLTQTSSSGTVTLPATIMTSSVPTTVGGHMMYPSPHAVMYAPTSGLADGSLTVLNAFSQAPSTMQVSHSQVQEQGGVPQVFLTAPSGTVQIPVSAVQLHQMAVIGQQAGSSSNLTELQVVNLDAAHSTKSD